Proteins from one Leptonema illini DSM 21528 genomic window:
- a CDS encoding Ppx/GppA phosphatase family protein, whose protein sequence is MNRPVAAIDIGTNSFHMIIARADASGHIEILDREKVSVRLGSGGDDFDQILPEAQDRAVAALKGFVQIARQQNALIHAVGTSAVREARNQDDFLKRVRRECGVRIHVIPGQEEARLIYLGILQALPVFEKKILTIDIGGGSTEYLIGKRGTPEFIQSLKLGAIRMTERFFPGGNVEAKAIEPCRTFIRYRLESMLELLGDRGESFSYEMAVGSSGTIKTVLDLVQRHLPEPNRTADTFTSRDLDRIVEMLLAAKTPEERIKKTGLDEKRADIITGGVLVLQESFRILHIDKMVYSPYALREGVLYEILFRKKKRENLNEIRRKSVQFLARKFLGRGPGEDTARICVLLLHALNEVHLAHLVDQDLLEYGALLHNVGMAIGHAGHHKHGMYIIQNTDILLGFSTREIAMLAALARYHRKSFPSKNHPEFQVLAEEDRARVRLFSGILRVAIGLSRAKQGVIREIVAERTDVRSLRLIVHLTKNPFRGTPDLSYALTSAEIRKELLEEALKLKIQVEIED, encoded by the coding sequence ATGAACCGACCTGTTGCCGCTATCGACATAGGGACAAACTCCTTCCACATGATCATCGCCAGGGCCGACGCATCCGGCCATATAGAGATCCTCGATCGCGAGAAGGTGTCGGTGCGCCTCGGATCGGGTGGCGACGACTTCGATCAGATACTGCCCGAGGCGCAGGATCGAGCCGTCGCCGCCCTGAAGGGTTTTGTGCAGATCGCCCGCCAGCAGAACGCCCTGATTCATGCCGTCGGCACGTCCGCCGTGCGCGAAGCTCGCAATCAGGACGATTTCCTGAAGCGGGTCCGGCGCGAATGCGGAGTACGCATCCACGTTATCCCCGGGCAGGAAGAGGCCCGACTCATCTATCTGGGCATCCTTCAGGCCCTGCCCGTTTTCGAGAAGAAGATTCTGACCATCGACATCGGCGGAGGCTCGACCGAATACCTCATCGGCAAACGCGGCACGCCTGAGTTTATCCAGTCGCTCAAGCTGGGCGCCATCCGCATGACGGAGCGTTTTTTTCCTGGAGGCAACGTCGAGGCAAAGGCCATCGAGCCGTGCCGCACCTTCATCCGCTATCGGCTGGAAAGCATGCTTGAACTGCTCGGCGATCGCGGCGAATCTTTCTCTTATGAAATGGCCGTCGGCAGCTCGGGTACGATCAAGACCGTACTCGACCTCGTGCAGCGACATCTGCCCGAGCCGAACCGCACCGCCGATACGTTCACCTCGCGTGATCTCGATCGCATCGTCGAGATGCTGCTCGCAGCGAAGACGCCGGAGGAGCGCATCAAAAAGACCGGACTCGACGAGAAGCGGGCCGACATCATCACCGGCGGCGTACTTGTTTTACAGGAGTCCTTTCGCATTCTGCACATCGATAAGATGGTCTATTCGCCCTATGCCCTTCGCGAAGGCGTGCTCTACGAGATCCTCTTTCGCAAGAAGAAGCGCGAGAATCTGAACGAGATACGACGCAAATCCGTTCAGTTTCTCGCCCGTAAGTTTCTCGGTCGGGGCCCCGGCGAAGACACCGCACGCATCTGCGTTCTTCTTTTGCATGCGTTAAACGAGGTGCATCTGGCGCATCTCGTCGACCAGGACCTGCTCGAATACGGAGCCCTGCTTCATAACGTCGGCATGGCCATCGGACACGCCGGACATCACAAGCACGGGATGTATATCATTCAGAACACCGACATCCTGCTCGGTTTCTCTACGCGCGAGATCGCCATGCTGGCCGCCCTCGCCCGGTATCATCGTAAGAGCTTCCCCTCAAAGAATCATCCCGAGTTTCAGGTTCTTGCCGAAGAGGATCGAGCGCGCGTGAGGCTTTTCTCGGGCATTCTAAGAGTGGCCATCGGCCTTTCGCGGGCAAAGCAGGGCGTTATCAGAGAGATCGTGGCCGAGCGAACCGACGTGCGCTCGCTGCGTTTGATCGTGCATCTGACGAAGAATCCCTTTCGCGGCACGCCCGATCTGAGCTATGCGCTCA